The following coding sequences lie in one Thalassoglobus polymorphus genomic window:
- a CDS encoding type 1 periplasmic-binding domain-containing protein has translation MSTLDSESTSNQPSRLIGWFAFFLLFSFVVLITAKLLGSGALKSANDRSRWCAVYSLVEENTYQIDKIQARPGWGTIDIVRHNDHFYSTKPPLLPRLVAEIYRAVKAVTGMNLLDNTEAVARIILIIINIIPMTIAMWLMFKLIRTYCDNLFWQLFLMTATCWGTLLVPFLAVFNNHTIGTTFIIYSLYLAITIVAQEKESWWRFGLCGLFAAFGVCNELPAAAYGLGLFFILLKNNPKKTLLCFVPLALVPIGGFFLTNYHATGGWKPFYMYYGTEKYLFVFEGKPSYWLDPQGIDQGKDSFPVYLMHCLVGHHGIFSLSPIYLLTLGSWLTCFLWWKSKLRPFHLLGLALTFIVIAFYMTKTENYNYGGVSVALRWTLWLIPFWLLAMIPFLNRCGGTWFLKVPALAFLAVSLFSAWYPANSPWTQPWLYNVMEARGWIDYSVPRPKFDRKVYSWIGEIPEGEKQDDYWVELQTEAYNGETQIIRLQDSGPAEGGNRLITVTRNGEEKEYLFSRKSLEAGLPPVTFIHNRDGSEISEEDQTFFRGVPKRRPYASSRIRHIKTKVRTDAFKSHVGYTHTDVANSAGVMHRYQRDVWFSDEVPFGLFQFVDRVLDTNGKDVISRQVWEIRAAGKFLPRKQVK, from the coding sequence ATGTCTACTCTCGATTCTGAATCGACCTCAAACCAGCCATCGCGACTGATCGGCTGGTTTGCATTCTTTTTGCTATTCAGCTTTGTGGTGCTGATCACGGCGAAACTGCTTGGCTCGGGCGCACTCAAAAGCGCCAACGACCGCTCTCGCTGGTGTGCTGTCTATTCTCTTGTGGAAGAGAATACGTATCAGATTGACAAAATTCAGGCCCGGCCGGGATGGGGGACCATCGACATTGTGCGGCACAACGACCACTTCTATTCCACGAAGCCTCCGCTGCTTCCGAGGTTGGTTGCGGAGATTTATCGTGCTGTGAAAGCGGTCACCGGGATGAACTTGCTCGACAACACCGAAGCTGTCGCTCGTATTATCCTGATCATCATCAACATCATTCCAATGACCATTGCAATGTGGTTGATGTTCAAGCTGATACGCACCTATTGCGACAATCTCTTCTGGCAACTTTTCTTAATGACAGCCACCTGTTGGGGAACGCTGCTGGTTCCATTCTTGGCTGTCTTTAATAACCACACCATTGGAACGACGTTCATTATCTATTCGTTGTACTTGGCGATAACAATTGTTGCTCAGGAGAAAGAGAGTTGGTGGCGGTTTGGCTTGTGCGGGCTGTTTGCAGCCTTTGGAGTCTGCAATGAGCTCCCTGCGGCTGCGTACGGCTTGGGGCTGTTCTTTATTTTGTTGAAGAACAATCCGAAGAAAACGCTGCTCTGCTTTGTGCCACTGGCACTGGTTCCGATCGGTGGATTTTTCCTGACGAATTACCATGCGACCGGCGGGTGGAAACCGTTCTATATGTACTATGGAACTGAGAAGTATCTATTTGTCTTCGAAGGGAAACCGAGTTACTGGCTTGACCCTCAAGGCATTGATCAAGGGAAGGACTCTTTCCCGGTTTACTTGATGCATTGCCTCGTCGGACACCACGGCATCTTTTCACTATCACCGATTTATTTGCTGACCCTCGGAAGTTGGCTGACCTGCTTCCTGTGGTGGAAGTCGAAATTGCGTCCGTTTCACCTTTTAGGACTGGCGCTTACATTCATTGTCATTGCCTTCTATATGACGAAAACCGAGAACTACAACTATGGCGGGGTGAGCGTTGCCTTGCGGTGGACGCTGTGGCTGATCCCGTTTTGGCTGTTGGCGATGATTCCGTTCTTGAACCGGTGCGGAGGGACTTGGTTTCTAAAAGTTCCGGCGTTAGCGTTCTTGGCGGTCTCTCTTTTTTCTGCCTGGTATCCAGCGAACAGCCCTTGGACTCAACCCTGGTTATACAACGTGATGGAAGCCCGTGGTTGGATCGACTATTCGGTTCCCCGACCAAAGTTTGATCGCAAAGTCTATTCCTGGATTGGTGAGATCCCGGAAGGAGAGAAGCAGGACGACTACTGGGTTGAGCTTCAGACCGAAGCTTACAACGGAGAGACACAGATTATTCGTCTCCAGGATTCCGGCCCGGCCGAAGGTGGCAATCGACTCATTACTGTGACTCGTAATGGTGAAGAGAAAGAGTATCTGTTCTCTCGAAAATCTCTAGAAGCTGGATTGCCACCCGTCACGTTTATCCACAATCGGGATGGGTCGGAAATCTCGGAAGAAGATCAAACATTCTTTCGGGGAGTTCCGAAGCGGCGCCCATACGCCAGTTCCAGAATTCGTCATATCAAAACGAAAGTGCGGACAGATGCATTCAAGTCGCATGTTGGATATACGCATACTGATGTCGCAAACAGTGCCGGCGTGATGCACCGCTATCAACGCGATGTCTGGTTCAGCGACGAGGTCCCATTCGGTCTCTTTCAATTTGTAGATCGTGTTCTCGACACCAATGGGAAGGATGTTATCAGCCGACAAGTCTGGGAAATCCGGGCAGCAGGGAAATTTCTTCCTCGGAAGCAGGTAAAGTGA